TCAAGATTGGCAGGAGGAGATATGCCATCGTGATGACCGCCGCAGATATAGACAGGAAGATGCAATTGAGAGAGTCGATTATATGTATCGTGGGCAGCACGAGCCTCAAGCTGGCGACGACGGCCAATTTCACGACTTGGTTCGTCTACATCCTCTTGAGCAGATGCTAGTGTCAGCTTCACTAAATCCTGAAATTGTGCTGTCCGGCTAGAGAGCCAAGCTTCCTCTTGCCAGCGGGTATCAGCAATTGTGATTTGCCGATGAGCGACTTCCTCAATTGGAAGGTTCACGAGTTCATGTAGTGGATATGATGACCCACCAGCACCGCCACTACTAGTACAGGCCAAAACAAGACGTTCAACGCGGTGTGGATAGCGCAGTGCCAATTCTTGGGCTACCATACCCCCAAAGGAAATTCCGATGACATGAGCGCTCTCCCAGCCGACTGCGTTTAACAAAAAGTCTGCATCGGCGGCGTAATCTGCTATGGTGTAGGGAATATCAGGTTTTGAAGTTTGACCGAGACCGCGCTGATCGTAAGCCAGGATTTCAAAGTGTGGGGCTAGTGGTGAGTCAAAAATAGTAGGCGATCGCCGCAAGTCTCCTCCAGTACCACTAATACTGAGTAGGCGTTGACCAGTGCCACGAATCTCATAATACATTTGCAAATCACGAATAGATACAAATGGCATGAGTATTTTCCCTGATTTATTTCGCAGAAGTCGATCGCAATATCTCTAAAAAAGCATTCTCTTTTTACCCTCACTGGATGTTGTTGCATACATTCCAGTGGAATCAGAACCCTTAAAGGGTGGGTAGGCATAGCCCACCGCACCCTTTAATATTTACTAGTTCCTACCAAACACACTGCCAAGGGCACGCGCCATATTTTGCGGTTGCATTGCATCCATTGCGGCGGTGGGTTCGTAGCCGCAGTGAACCATACAATCGGCACATTTGGGATTACCACTAGCACGTCCGTATTGACTCCAGTCAGTTTGGGCGAGTAATTCGTTGAAGGTAGAGTAATAACCTTCATTTAGCAGATAGCAAGGTTTTTGCCAACCGAGAACACTATAACTAGGGCTACCCCAAGGGGTGCATTCGTAGTCCTTCTCACCAGTCAGAAAATCTAGGAACAAGGGATTGTGGTTAAAGTTCCAGTTTTTTTCACCACTTTTGTATGGAGCCAGAATTTGCCGGAAGAGGGCGCGGGTTTGTTCGCGGTGGAGAAAATGATCTTGATCTGGTGCCCACTCGTAACTGTAACCGGGAGAAATCATCATCCCGTCAGTATTTAGGGTTTCCAGAAAGTCGAAGAACTCTTGCATATCTTTAGGTTCAGTACCTTCAAAGATCGTGGTGTTAGTGGTGACACGAAAGCCTTTGGCTTTAGCGGCACGAATTGCTTTGACAGCAATATCAAAAACACCTTTGCGATCAACACACTGATCGTGTAACTCCCGCATTCCATCTAAATGTACGCTAAAAGTCAGGTAAGGGGAAGGTTGAAACTTATCTAGGTTCTTTTCTAACAACAAACCATTGGTACACAAGTAAATATATTTCTTGCGCTCAATTAATCCTTGGACAATCTCATCAATCTGGGGATGCAGCAGAGGTTCTCCCCCAGGAATTGAGACAACTGGTGCGCCGCATTCTTCCACAGCGGTAAAACATTGTTCTGGGGTGAGGTTTTGCTTTAAAATTTCCTTTGGATGTTGGATTTTACCACAACCTGTACAAGCGAGATTACACCGAAAAAGAGGTTCCAACATCAATACTAAGGGGAAGCGTTTACGTCCTTTCAAACGCTGGGTAACAAGATACTTCCCAATATCCATAGCTTGTTGTATATTAACTGCCATTATTGCGATCGCTCCTCTTTTAGAGATAAATACACCACAGTCATTGTCGGTCTTGGTACTTGTGCTACCCTAACGCGTATTGCATCCACACGTGAATCGCTATATTTTTCATTTGACGTAACCTTGTGCAACAAACCAATCCACAGCATCTTTGAGTGCGACTTTCAGCGAAGATTGAGGTAGACCCAACTCTCGTACAGCCTTTGAAGTATTGTAATACATAGGTTGTTTCGCCATCCGAACACCATCTAATGGCACTGAGGGCGATTTTCCCAGTGGTGCGAGGATCTTTTCATCAACCCAGGCAACACTCAGGGGCAGCCAAGCGGGTACGGTTCGTTGAGGTGCGCTAAGACCTGTAATCTCGGCGAGTTGTTCGAGCAGTTGCTTGAGACTGAGGTTTTGATTACCTAAGATATAGCGATCGCCTGATTTACCCCGCTGCAAAGCCAGTAAATGCCCCCATGCCACATCCCGCACATCGATAAAATTTAGACCAGTATCCAAGTAAAAAGGCATTTGCCGTCGTAAAAACCGAAGTATTATATCACCTGTCGGGGTAGGTTTGATATCCAACGAACCAATGGGGCTGCTGGGATTGACAATAACTACTTCCTGACCTCTAGCAACAGCCTGGATGGCTTCTTGTTCAGCCAAAAACTTAGACTTTTTGTAGTCACCCACCAATTTTTCTAAGGGACTCTGATGTGTTTCATCGACGACTTCACCAGATGAGCCGACCCCAATAGCCGCTACTGAACTAGTGTAAACGGTGCGCTCAATCTCCGCTTTGCGAGCTGCTGCTAACACATTGCGCGTACCCAGCACATTGTTATGGTGGAGTAACTCTCGGTCTGTTTGCCAGAGGGAATAATGGGCTGCGACATGAAATAGATATTGACAACCTGCCATCTGTTGCCAAAGATTTGGATCGTTTAAATCGCCTTGGACAATTTCCACATCCAAACCGCGTAGATTCTCCAAATTGCTGCTTGAGCGTACCAACGCTTTGACTGTGTAACCTTGTTGCAGAAGCAACCGTACCAAATGGGCACCAATAAAACCCGTACCTCCCGTGACGAAAACCTGGCTCAAGCTGTCCCCCTCTTCTGAAATCGGGGAAACAAATCATCCAAAACGGTGTAAACTACTGGCACAACAATCAAACTGAGGATAGTTGAAGTTACTAGTCCACCTGCGATCGCTACAGCCATAGGCGATCGTAATTCTGAACCTGCACCCAAACCTAAAGCGATCGGTAGCATCCCTAAAATTGTAGAGGCAGTGGTCATCATAATTGGTCTGAGGCGCACTAATCCGGTGTTGAGAATCGCCTCGGTGCGCTCTAAGCCAGCGTTGCGTAACTGGTTGATGTAATCTACAAGCAAAATGGCATTTTTATTTGCTAGTCCCAATAAAAAGACGAAACCGATCAATGAGATCATGCCAAAGTCACTCTTGGTAATCAGTAGCGCCAACATTGCCCCCACTAGTGCCAAAGGCAAAGAGACGCCAATAACTAGGGGGTCTACCCAGCTTTTGAACAACAAAATTAGTACGATGACAATGCACAGGGCAGATAGAGCCAGAGTAGTGCCAAAACTGCTAAACACTTCACCTTGACGAGCAGAGTCTCCCCCTAA
This Nostoc sp. C052 DNA region includes the following protein-coding sequences:
- a CDS encoding alpha/beta fold hydrolase, whose protein sequence is MPFVSIRDLQMYYEIRGTGQRLLSISGTGGDLRRSPTIFDSPLAPHFEILAYDQRGLGQTSKPDIPYTIADYAADADFLLNAVGWESAHVIGISFGGMVAQELALRYPHRVERLVLACTSSGGAGGSSYPLHELVNLPIEEVAHRQITIADTRWQEEAWLSSRTAQFQDLVKLTLASAQEDVDEPSREIGRRRQLEARAAHDTYNRLSQLHLPVYICGGHHDGISPPANLEAMHKQIPGSYLEFFKGGHRFLYQDPQAFKRVIAFLQNKFE
- the hpnA gene encoding hopanoid-associated sugar epimerase; protein product: MSQVFVTGGTGFIGAHLVRLLLQQGYTVKALVRSSSNLENLRGLDVEIVQGDLNDPNLWQQMAGCQYLFHVAAHYSLWQTDRELLHHNNVLGTRNVLAAARKAEIERTVYTSSVAAIGVGSSGEVVDETHQSPLEKLVGDYKKSKFLAEQEAIQAVARGQEVVIVNPSSPIGSLDIKPTPTGDIILRFLRRQMPFYLDTGLNFIDVRDVAWGHLLALQRGKSGDRYILGNQNLSLKQLLEQLAEITGLSAPQRTVPAWLPLSVAWVDEKILAPLGKSPSVPLDGVRMAKQPMYYNTSKAVRELGLPQSSLKVALKDAVDWFVAQGYVK
- the hpnH gene encoding adenosyl-hopene transferase HpnH; translation: MAVNIQQAMDIGKYLVTQRLKGRKRFPLVLMLEPLFRCNLACTGCGKIQHPKEILKQNLTPEQCFTAVEECGAPVVSIPGGEPLLHPQIDEIVQGLIERKKYIYLCTNGLLLEKNLDKFQPSPYLTFSVHLDGMRELHDQCVDRKGVFDIAVKAIRAAKAKGFRVTTNTTIFEGTEPKDMQEFFDFLETLNTDGMMISPGYSYEWAPDQDHFLHREQTRALFRQILAPYKSGEKNWNFNHNPLFLDFLTGEKDYECTPWGSPSYSVLGWQKPCYLLNEGYYSTFNELLAQTDWSQYGRASGNPKCADCMVHCGYEPTAAMDAMQPQNMARALGSVFGRN